One part of the Lachnospiraceae bacterium JLR.KK002 genome encodes these proteins:
- a CDS encoding ABC transporter permease subunit codes for MRLFRLEVKRIIMSRCTLVLIAVAILMSVISAYLPISFESINRPGENGEVIELDGLPAIKFKRDYYAKTAGDITSEKLAEALRVYQSCVKEYGTLDDVPLDVYIENIMAIRPMLKGLSEAFADPKTGIGAELMDIAPDEVEQYFYERCASHLDHVMNLEQKEYPTAGQFAADEYAKLKQPFYLFPGMSRDAFDYTTLYILVLSILCTAIAAPIFANEYQTGSDSILRCTKYGRMKLAVTRILAASSIFIVIFVLGMSIHLLILNLAFGTDCLETSFQMLFSVINLPDMNLGQLQIVLVLAGLISVLAVISCTFFLSAKCKDSLTVLLISMVILFLPIFAYGALGDTWIGGILPSAGIGMKNNFLYQLCDFHFLHIGGMSFWTPYVILISAVVEIPVFMFLAVRFYCRHQVV; via the coding sequence ATGCGCTTATTTCGTTTAGAAGTGAAACGGATTATAATGTCACGCTGTACTTTGGTATTGATTGCTGTTGCTATTTTGATGTCTGTTATATCGGCATATCTGCCGATTAGTTTTGAATCTATTAACCGTCCGGGAGAAAATGGCGAAGTCATTGAGTTAGATGGCTTGCCTGCAATTAAGTTTAAGAGAGATTACTATGCAAAAACAGCAGGGGATATTACGTCGGAGAAGCTGGCGGAAGCCCTGCGGGTATATCAGTCGTGCGTAAAGGAATATGGCACACTGGATGATGTGCCGCTGGACGTTTATATTGAAAATATTATGGCAATACGCCCTATGCTGAAAGGATTAAGCGAAGCCTTTGCTGATCCGAAAACAGGCATCGGGGCAGAACTTATGGATATTGCCCCGGATGAAGTGGAACAGTATTTTTATGAGAGGTGCGCTTCTCATCTGGATCATGTTATGAACCTTGAGCAGAAAGAATATCCGACAGCCGGGCAGTTTGCCGCAGATGAGTATGCAAAGCTGAAACAGCCATTCTATCTGTTTCCCGGTATGAGCAGGGATGCTTTTGACTATACAACATTGTATATTTTAGTTTTGTCAATCCTTTGTACCGCTATTGCAGCTCCGATTTTTGCAAATGAATATCAAACCGGGAGTGACAGTATTTTACGTTGTACCAAATACGGGCGCATGAAATTAGCTGTCACAAGGATTTTAGCAGCCAGCAGCATATTCATAGTAATTTTTGTTTTGGGAATGTCAATTCATTTGTTAATCCTGAACCTTGCGTTTGGCACAGATTGTCTGGAAACTTCTTTCCAAATGTTGTTTTCCGTCATCAACCTGCCAGATATGAACCTGGGGCAGCTCCAGATTGTTTTGGTACTGGCTGGATTGATTTCAGTATTGGCAGTCATCAGCTGTACATTTTTCCTCTCTGCCAAATGTAAGGATTCATTAACAGTGCTGTTGATTTCTATGGTAATACTGTTTTTGCCTATATTCGCTTATGGGGCTTTAGGTGATACATGGATTGGAGGAATTTTGCCGTCCGCAGGCATTGGTATGAAAAATAATTTTCTTTATCAGCTCTGCGATTTTCATTTTCTGCATATTGGGGGAATGAGTTTTTGGACACCATATGTCATTCTCATATCGGCAGTGGTTGAAATTCCTGTCTTTATGTTTTTGGCAGTCAGATTTTATTGCAGACATCAAGTAGTATAG
- the vanR gene encoding VanR-ABDEGLN family response regulator transcription factor, translated as MSEKILVVDDEHDIADLLEVYLRNENYTIYKYYSAKEALACIESKEIDLAILDIMLPDINGFSICQKIREKHTYPIIMLTAKDEETDKITGLTLGADDYVTKPFRPLELIARVKAQLRRYNKYSPTQKQDMPATVLTYKKLSLNTQTYECVLDGEIVPLTPTEFSILRILLEKQGVVVSLEDLFHSVWKDEYYSKNSSTITVHIRHLREKLKDTAEKPKYIKTIWGVGYKI; from the coding sequence ATGTCTGAAAAAATATTAGTTGTCGATGATGAACATGATATTGCAGATTTACTTGAGGTTTATCTGCGAAATGAAAACTATACGATTTATAAATACTATTCTGCCAAAGAAGCATTGGCTTGTATTGAAAGCAAAGAAATTGACCTTGCCATTCTCGATATTATGCTGCCGGATATTAACGGATTTTCTATTTGTCAAAAAATCCGTGAAAAACATACTTATCCGATAATAATGCTGACAGCGAAGGATGAAGAAACGGATAAGATTACAGGCTTGACTTTGGGGGCGGACGATTATGTGACAAAGCCGTTTCGCCCGCTTGAACTGATTGCCAGAGTGAAAGCGCAGTTAAGGAGATATAATAAATACTCTCCAACGCAAAAACAGGACATGCCTGCTACAGTGTTGACTTATAAGAAACTATCGCTCAATACACAGACTTATGAATGTGTGCTGGATGGGGAGATAGTACCTCTGACACCTACAGAATTTTCTATTTTGCGTATTCTGTTGGAAAAACAGGGCGTGGTGGTAAGCCTTGAGGACTTGTTTCATTCTGTATGGAAAGATGAGTATTACAGTAAAAACAGCAGCACAATTACTGTGCATATCCGGCATCTGCGGGAAAAGTTGAAAGATACGGCGGAAAAGCCAAAATATATAAAAACAATATGGGGAGTAGGTTATAAGATTTAG
- a CDS encoding ABC transporter ATP-binding protein — protein MELKIEHLSKQFKDKKAVDDACITLTPGVWGLLGANGAGKTTLMRMIADIMTPTSGAIYYDGADIRKMGESYRNIFGFLPQDFGYSRDFSVKDYLEYVAALKDVPARETTKKINYLLDILTLSDVKRKKIAKLSGGMKRRVGIAQAMLNDPKILVMDEPTAGLDPGERVRFRNFISEFSHDRIVLISTHIVSDIEYIATRNAIMKAGKIVDIGTTDELVKEIEGKVWTCSVPAGDLSSYEMRLRVINQRGEDNGQVSIRYLSETPEISGAVAVLPRLEDLYLWYFPQENLEGEGK, from the coding sequence ATGGAACTGAAAATTGAACATTTAAGTAAACAGTTTAAAGACAAAAAGGCTGTTGATGATGCCTGCATTACTCTGACACCGGGAGTGTGGGGATTGCTTGGCGCTAATGGGGCAGGAAAAACTACCCTTATGCGTATGATTGCTGACATTATGACGCCTACCAGCGGGGCAATTTATTATGATGGCGCTGATATCCGCAAAATGGGAGAGTCTTATCGGAACATATTTGGTTTTTTACCGCAGGATTTTGGATATTCCCGTGATTTCTCGGTAAAAGATTACCTTGAGTATGTAGCGGCGCTTAAAGATGTTCCGGCAAGGGAAACTACAAAGAAAATCAATTACCTTTTGGACATACTTACGCTTTCTGATGTAAAAAGGAAAAAAATTGCAAAGCTGTCCGGAGGAATGAAGCGGCGTGTCGGTATTGCACAGGCAATGTTAAATGATCCGAAAATCCTTGTTATGGACGAACCAACGGCAGGGCTTGATCCCGGAGAGAGGGTACGCTTCCGTAACTTTATTTCGGAATTTTCACATGACAGAATTGTGCTGATTTCTACCCATATTGTTTCTGACATTGAGTATATTGCGACAAGAAACGCCATTATGAAGGCAGGAAAAATTGTGGATATAGGAACAACAGATGAGCTTGTGAAAGAGATTGAAGGGAAAGTCTGGACGTGCTCCGTACCAGCCGGGGATTTGAGCAGTTATGAGATGCGGCTTAGAGTTATCAATCAACGTGGTGAAGATAACGGGCAGGTATCCATTCGGTATTTATCCGAAACACCTGAAATTTCCGGAGCAGTTGCTGTATTGCCTCGGCTTGAGGATTTATATCTTTGGTATTTTCCACAGGAAAATCTGGAAGGGGAGGGAAAATAA
- a CDS encoding DUF5906 domain-containing protein: MEKMERASQPETWFDGSKVNDVLFCEDFLAGHPMKCIHGTFFDVNGVIGDAEQIKAEIYYKIAPYVTSGIAKKATTLLDALRIRCYSPPIPYQTDRIHVANGTYFLSGDFSAQKEFCMNRLPVKYLPGAPEPSRWLAFLGQLLVPEDIITLQEFMGYVLLPTTKGQKMMIVIGKGGEGKSRIGRVLRALLGDSMNTGSIQKVEVDRFARADLEWKLLMLDDDMKLEALPQTNNIKSIVTLEDKTDLERKGKQSEQGYLCVRFICFGNGNLGSLYDRSYGFFRRQIVLTVKEREPDRKDDPFLGEKLIAEAEGIFLWCLEGLHRLIDNGYSFTISKRAEDNLTKAMQDGNNIIVFMQSEGYIRLEKGTHATSKQLYSAYSQWCGDNLEKPLGERSFSNFLRQNEKQYGLDYTHNIALGSGKTARGFKGIHVKVRTGESGH; the protein is encoded by the coding sequence ATGGAGAAAATGGAGCGGGCGTCACAGCCGGAAACATGGTTTGACGGGAGCAAAGTCAATGACGTGCTTTTCTGTGAGGATTTCCTCGCAGGGCATCCTATGAAGTGCATACACGGCACTTTTTTTGACGTAAACGGGGTAATCGGGGATGCGGAGCAGATTAAAGCGGAGATATACTACAAGATTGCGCCGTATGTCACATCAGGCATCGCAAAAAAGGCGACAACGCTCCTGGATGCGCTGCGGATCAGGTGCTACTCGCCGCCGATACCCTACCAGACAGACCGTATCCATGTGGCGAACGGAACTTATTTTCTGTCGGGGGATTTCTCCGCACAGAAGGAGTTCTGCATGAACAGGCTTCCGGTGAAGTATCTGCCGGGTGCGCCGGAACCTTCACGCTGGCTTGCCTTTCTTGGACAGTTATTAGTGCCGGAGGATATTATCACGTTGCAGGAGTTTATGGGCTATGTTCTGCTGCCCACGACAAAGGGGCAGAAAATGATGATTGTCATAGGGAAAGGCGGGGAGGGCAAGTCACGCATCGGCAGGGTGCTTCGTGCTTTGCTCGGTGACAGCATGAACACAGGCAGCATACAGAAAGTGGAGGTTGACCGCTTCGCACGGGCAGACCTTGAATGGAAACTGCTGATGCTTGATGACGACATGAAGCTGGAGGCACTGCCGCAGACGAACAATATCAAATCCATAGTGACGCTGGAAGATAAAACGGACTTGGAGCGCAAGGGGAAACAGAGCGAACAAGGGTATTTATGCGTGAGGTTTATCTGTTTCGGGAATGGCAACCTCGGTTCACTGTATGACCGTTCTTACGGCTTTTTCCGCAGGCAGATTGTCCTTACCGTCAAAGAGCGTGAGCCGGACAGGAAAGACGATCCGTTCCTCGGCGAGAAGCTGATTGCTGAAGCGGAAGGGATATTTTTATGGTGTCTTGAGGGGCTGCACCGCCTGATTGACAACGGGTACAGCTTCACCATAAGCAAACGGGCGGAGGACAACCTGACAAAAGCCATGCAGGACGGGAACAATATCATCGTATTCATGCAGTCGGAGGGCTATATCAGGCTTGAGAAAGGCACACACGCCACGTCAAAGCAGCTTTACAGCGCCTACAGCCAGTGGTGCGGGGACAACCTCGAAAAGCCGTTAGGGGAGCGCAGTTTTTCTAACTTCCTGCGGCAGAATGAGAAGCAGTACGGGCTTGACTATACCCATAATATCGCACTCGGCTCCGGCAAGACCGCAAGGGGATTTAAAGGTATCCATGTAAAGGTGCGGACAGGGGAAAGCGGGCATTAA
- a CDS encoding HAMP domain-containing sensor histidine kinase: protein MKEQSFPIRKKLEFRLLVILPAYVIAGIIILMLYQVTFSSFKNPIMEWIYWRLDVIYFFYLCIGLSGIFCHYWRKPWDYLDEVIAATQTVYEQNSHTIELSEPLRELEQQMNQIKMSILLSQKAVKEAEDRKNELVMYLAHDIRTPLTAVIGYLSLLDEAHDMPETQKAKYVGIALDKAERLETLINELFEITRYHTETVQIKKTLVDLYALLAQVIEEFYPSLSARGNRVNVSIEDNLNITGDPEKLARVFNNLLKNAAAYSYPDTEISISSERKGKNVVIIFRNHGQTIAAEQLSGIFEKFNRLDEARLSDTGGVGLGLSIAREIINLHGGEIIAQSENETVTFTITLPADS, encoded by the coding sequence TTGAAAGAACAGAGTTTTCCAATCAGAAAGAAACTGGAATTTCGTCTTTTGGTTATTTTGCCTGCATATGTAATCGCTGGCATTATTATATTGATGTTGTATCAGGTTACTTTTTCCAGCTTTAAAAATCCAATTATGGAATGGATATACTGGCGGTTGGATGTCATATATTTCTTTTATCTCTGTATTGGTTTGTCTGGCATTTTTTGCCATTATTGGAGAAAACCGTGGGATTATCTGGATGAAGTGATTGCTGCCACACAGACAGTATATGAGCAGAACAGTCATACCATTGAATTGTCGGAACCACTCCGGGAACTGGAACAGCAGATGAATCAGATTAAAATGTCCATATTGCTTAGCCAGAAAGCGGTAAAAGAAGCAGAGGACAGAAAAAATGAACTGGTTATGTATCTGGCTCATGACATTCGGACACCTCTGACAGCAGTGATTGGTTATTTAAGCCTGCTTGACGAAGCACATGATATGCCTGAAACTCAAAAAGCAAAGTATGTGGGCATTGCGCTTGATAAGGCGGAACGACTGGAAACATTGATAAACGAATTATTTGAGATTACAAGATACCATACGGAAACAGTACAGATAAAGAAAACACTGGTTGACTTATATGCTCTTTTGGCACAGGTAATAGAGGAATTCTATCCTTCCCTTTCAGCAAGGGGGAATCGTGTCAATGTTTCTATTGAGGATAATCTGAATATAACCGGTGATCCTGAAAAGCTGGCAAGAGTATTCAATAATCTTTTAAAAAATGCAGCCGCTTACAGTTATCCTGATACGGAAATCAGTATATCTTCAGAGAGAAAAGGGAAGAATGTTGTAATTATTTTCCGAAATCATGGACAAACAATTGCGGCAGAGCAGTTATCGGGCATCTTTGAAAAATTCAACCGCTTAGATGAAGCCCGGCTGTCTGATACAGGAGGGGTAGGTCTTGGTCTTTCTATCGCAAGAGAGATTATCAACCTGCATGGCGGTGAAATCATAGCGCAGAGCGAAAACGAAACAGTTACTTTTACCATTACTCTTCCTGCTGATTCTTAG
- a CDS encoding Maff2 family protein yields the protein MAFFTTAVTGLKTVVTAIGAGVGVWGVINLLEGYGNDNPGAKSQGIKQLMSGGGIIIVAQTVIPQLSSLFS from the coding sequence ATGGCATTTTTTACAACAGCGGTAACAGGATTAAAGACAGTCGTAACAGCAATCGGCGCAGGCGTGGGCGTATGGGGCGTCATCAATTTGCTCGAAGGATATGGGAATGATAATCCGGGTGCAAAGAGCCAGGGAATCAAGCAGCTTATGAGTGGAGGGGGCATTATCATTGTGGCGCAGACGGTGATTCCACAGCTTTCCAGCCTGTTTTCATAA
- a CDS encoding reverse transcriptase domain-containing protein: MKPTMEILARINKNSNRNKEEVFTKLYRYLLRPDIYYEAYRNLYANNGAATKGVNHDTADGFSETKIAKIIKSLADETYQPKPVRRTYIEKSNSKKKRPLGIPTFTDKLVQEALRMVLQAVYEPVFLNCSHGFRPNRSCHTALTELKKEFTGARWFVEGDIKGCFDNINHTVLASLINSKIKDTRLIKLIHKFMKAGYMEDWRYYGTYSGTPQGGIISPILANIYLHELDKFVMKLKADFDVYEEKNYTPEYRALLSKQTVARRHINESSGEERQNWINEYKRIHKLVLKTPAKSQTDKKIKYIRYADDFLVGVNGSREDCVEIKRKLAEFIGQALKMELSDEKTLITHSNNYARFLGYDIRVRRDAKVKRVGKMKHAKRTMSNKVELVVPLSDKIHKFIFSKGIAIQELNGNLRPVHRAELLHLSDLEIVSSYNSELRGICNYYSLASNFNRLCYLAYLMEYSCLRTLANKHRSSVPKMIRKFKDGKGEWGIPYETKQGLKRCYFAKYADSKNVKNPTDRITYATQIYRMSVNTFEKRLKAHTCELCGTTESDCYEVHHINKLKNLKGKEDWERAMIAKRRKTLVVCKQCHIKIHNQ; this comes from the coding sequence ATGAAACCAACAATGGAGATTTTAGCAAGAATCAATAAGAACTCAAACCGTAACAAAGAAGAAGTATTCACCAAGTTATACCGTTACCTGTTGCGTCCTGACATCTATTATGAAGCGTACAGGAATCTGTATGCCAATAATGGAGCGGCAACAAAAGGGGTAAACCATGACACAGCAGATGGTTTCAGCGAAACAAAAATCGCAAAAATCATAAAATCGCTGGCAGATGAAACCTATCAGCCTAAGCCGGTACGCCGAACTTACATTGAAAAGTCAAACAGTAAAAAGAAGCGGCCGCTTGGGATACCCACATTCACAGACAAGCTGGTACAGGAAGCCCTTAGAATGGTACTGCAAGCCGTATATGAACCTGTTTTTCTAAACTGCTCACACGGATTCAGACCAAACAGAAGCTGCCATACTGCCCTGACTGAATTAAAAAAAGAATTTACCGGGGCAAGATGGTTCGTTGAGGGTGACATTAAAGGCTGTTTTGATAACATTAACCACACTGTATTAGCAAGCCTGATTAACAGTAAAATCAAGGACACACGGCTGATTAAGCTGATACACAAGTTTATGAAAGCGGGATATATGGAAGATTGGCGCTACTATGGTACATACAGCGGAACTCCACAGGGCGGGATTATCTCACCGATACTCGCCAATATTTATCTTCATGAGCTGGATAAATTTGTGATGAAGCTAAAAGCTGATTTCGATGTTTATGAAGAAAAAAACTACACGCCGGAATACCGGGCATTGTTAAGCAAACAGACGGTAGCCCGAAGGCACATCAACGAATCAAGCGGTGAGGAACGGCAGAACTGGATTAATGAATACAAACGTATCCATAAACTGGTGCTGAAAACTCCTGCTAAATCGCAGACCGATAAGAAAATCAAATATATACGGTATGCGGACGATTTTTTAGTCGGTGTGAATGGAAGCCGTGAAGACTGTGTGGAAATCAAGCGAAAACTTGCCGAGTTTATCGGACAGGCACTGAAAATGGAATTAAGTGATGAAAAGACGCTTATTACCCACAGCAATAATTATGCACGCTTCCTTGGCTATGACATTCGTGTAAGGCGTGACGCAAAAGTAAAGCGTGTCGGCAAAATGAAACACGCTAAACGAACAATGAGCAACAAAGTTGAACTTGTGGTTCCTCTTTCGGATAAAATCCACAAATTTATCTTTTCAAAAGGCATCGCAATACAGGAACTTAATGGAAATTTACGTCCAGTCCACCGGGCGGAACTATTGCATCTTTCAGACCTTGAAATAGTGTCAAGCTATAACAGCGAGTTGCGGGGGATATGCAATTACTACAGTCTGGCGAGCAATTTCAACAGATTATGCTATCTGGCATACCTGATGGAATATAGCTGCTTGCGAACCCTTGCCAATAAGCATAGAAGTTCTGTACCTAAAATGATAAGAAAGTTTAAGGACGGCAAAGGCGAATGGGGTATCCCATATGAAACAAAGCAGGGGCTGAAAAGATGTTATTTTGCCAAATATGCTGACAGTAAAAACGTGAAGAACCCTACCGATAGAATTACCTATGCAACGCAGATATACAGAATGTCGGTAAATACGTTTGAAAAGCGACTAAAGGCACACACTTGTGAATTGTGTGGCACAACCGAAAGTGACTGCTATGAGGTTCATCACATCAACAAACTCAAAAATCTGAAAGGAAAAGAGGATTGGGAGCGTGCGATGATAGCCAAACGGCGAAAAACTCTTGTAGTATGCAAACAGTGCCATATCAAGATTCACAACCAATGA
- a CDS encoding HTH domain-containing protein, translating to MNTAHRRMEIISILSVKGHITARELAWELGVTIRTIHHDIFALTFDYPIYTKPGCGGGVFITENYKPYTNTLTETELETLCRLYGKAEGKEKEILFRIIHKYGADKLEI from the coding sequence ATGAACACGGCACACCGGAGAATGGAAATCATCAGCATTTTGTCTGTCAAAGGGCATATCACGGCAAGGGAGCTTGCGTGGGAATTGGGCGTTACGATACGCACGATACACCATGATATTTTCGCATTGACTTTTGATTACCCGATTTATACAAAGCCGGGTTGTGGCGGCGGGGTTTTTATCACGGAAAACTACAAGCCCTATACCAATACCCTTACAGAAACAGAGCTTGAAACACTGTGCAGGCTGTACGGGAAAGCGGAGGGGAAAGAGAAAGAAATCCTGTTCCGGATTATCCACAAGTACGGGGCGGACAAGCTGGAAATTTGA
- a CDS encoding CHC2 zinc finger domain-containing protein, with translation MNVFEAIRENGITARQAAEHCGIKINRSGMAVCPFHKDKNPSMKIDNRYYCFGCGEKGDAIDFVAKYYGLGKKEAALQIALDFGISFEDNRGRKSPPKRKRKLSPEQRFERAEKKCFRVLSDYLCCLREWKKQYAPQEPDGEWNPLFCEALEKKDYIEYLLDVLLYAPLPERVQLVADYGEEVLKIERRLEQCAVGAEGGIGKDNGENGAGVTAGNMV, from the coding sequence ATGAATGTATTTGAAGCGATAAGGGAAAACGGCATTACCGCAAGGCAGGCGGCGGAGCATTGTGGGATAAAGATAAACCGCAGTGGCATGGCGGTCTGCCCGTTCCATAAAGACAAAAATCCGAGCATGAAGATTGATAACCGCTATTACTGTTTCGGATGCGGGGAAAAGGGCGATGCCATTGATTTTGTGGCGAAGTATTACGGGCTTGGGAAGAAGGAAGCAGCATTGCAGATTGCGTTGGATTTCGGTATCAGTTTTGAGGATAACAGGGGCAGGAAGTCGCCGCCAAAGCGGAAACGGAAGTTATCACCGGAGCAGAGGTTTGAGAGGGCGGAAAAGAAGTGTTTCCGTGTGCTTTCCGATTACCTGTGCTGTCTGAGGGAATGGAAAAAACAGTATGCGCCGCAGGAGCCGGACGGGGAATGGAACCCATTATTCTGTGAAGCGTTGGAAAAGAAAGATTATATTGAGTACCTGCTGGATGTTTTATTGTACGCTCCGCTACCGGAGCGTGTGCAGTTAGTAGCGGATTATGGAGAGGAAGTGTTGAAAATTGAAAGAAGACTGGAACAGTGTGCCGTCGGAGCAGAGGGCGGCATTGGAAAAGACAATGGAGAAAATGGAGCGGGCGTCACAGCCGGAAACATGGTTTGA
- the mobC gene encoding plasmid mobilization relaxosome protein MobC, with translation MANRERKNELKIYLSDKEQYILEQKVKISGMKSKSTFLRRLILYGFVYDIDYSDLREYNATLGKISGNLNQIAKRMNATGNVYKADVEEVKKLMKQVWDTQLAMLKKQPSMKQ, from the coding sequence ATGGCAAACCGTGAGCGCAAAAATGAGCTGAAAATATATCTAAGCGACAAGGAGCAATACATACTGGAACAGAAAGTAAAAATCTCCGGCATGAAAAGCAAATCCACCTTCCTGCGCCGCCTGATTTTATACGGCTTTGTCTATGACATTGACTATTCGGATTTACGGGAATACAATGCTACACTCGGAAAAATCAGCGGCAACCTGAACCAGATTGCAAAGCGAATGAATGCCACAGGAAATGTGTATAAAGCCGATGTGGAGGAAGTGAAAAAGCTGATGAAACAAGTATGGGATACACAATTAGCCATGCTGAAAAAACAGCCCTCCATGAAACAGTAA
- a CDS encoding VanZ family protein: protein MKKNEKTGLLVPLLFAVYLLLLIWIILFKLEFSISVLKTSRSINLIPFYYENEIGMGFHLKEVLENAVIFIPLGIYLCMLKHDFSVKVKFIFILMTSLILEISQYILAVGRTDVTDLITNTCGGMAGVGLYWLSVKAFHNKKRLDFIIMVLAAVATIVVIGLLAILLIVN, encoded by the coding sequence ATGAAGAAAAATGAAAAAACGGGTTTGCTTGTACCATTATTATTCGCTGTTTACCTGCTACTTTTAATATGGATTATTTTATTTAAGCTTGAATTTTCAATTAGTGTATTAAAAACAAGCCGAAGCATAAACTTGATACCGTTTTATTATGAAAATGAGATTGGAATGGGATTCCATTTGAAAGAAGTTTTAGAAAACGCAGTGATATTTATTCCACTTGGCATTTATTTGTGCATGTTAAAGCATGATTTCAGTGTAAAAGTAAAATTCATTTTTATTTTGATGACAAGTTTGATACTGGAAATATCCCAATATATTTTGGCAGTTGGACGGACGGATGTGACGGATCTGATAACAAATACTTGTGGCGGAATGGCTGGTGTTGGTCTGTACTGGCTGTCTGTAAAGGCATTTCACAATAAAAAAAGATTAGATTTCATCATTATGGTTCTTGCTGCTGTTGCTACAATAGTAGTGATAGGTCTTTTGGCAATTCTGTTAATTGTAAATTGA